From one Triticum aestivum cultivar Chinese Spring chromosome 4B, IWGSC CS RefSeq v2.1, whole genome shotgun sequence genomic stretch:
- the LOC123089271 gene encoding pollen allergen Dac g 3-like: protein MASSSSSRLLAAAVLAALFAGAMCAVKVAFTVEKGSGAKKLVLKIDYARPGDILAEVELRQHGSEEWQPLTKKGDFWEVSCSKDLVGPFNFRFMSKNGMRNVFDEVFSTDFKIGKTYAPEE, encoded by the coding sequence AtggcctcctcctcgtcctcaaggTTGCTCGCGGCGGCGGTGCTGGCGGCGCTGTTCGCCGGCGCGATGTGCGCCGTGAAGGTGGCCTTCACGGTGGAGAAGGGGTCCGGCGCCAAGAAGCTGGTGCTGAAAATCGACTACGCCAGGCCAGGCGACATCCTCGCGGAGGTGGAGCTTCGGCAGCACGGCTCGGAGGAGTGGCAGCCCTTGACCAAGAAGGGCGACTTCTGGGAGGTCTCGTGTAGCAAGGACCTCGTCGGGCCCTTCAACTTCCGCTTCATGTCCAAGAACGGCATGAGGAACGTCTTCGACGAGGTCTTCTCCACCGATTTCAAGATCGGTAAAACCTACGCCCCGGAAGAGTGA